Proteins encoded by one window of Paraburkholderia terrae:
- a CDS encoding circularly permuted type 2 ATP-grasp protein: protein MAFQSTFPFEAAAGHTDALALLRSLPLLDVREGHWDELRDESGALREPWRRFFELLGEEGIAGLEPGRASIAQQVRDNDITYNVYADKGEPRPWSLDLLPFIIGEDEWAHIERGVKQRAQLLNAIVADVYGPQMLLQQGKLPPALVYGHPGYLRAVKGFAPPGGQFLQVIGVDLARAPNGEWTVVSHRTEVPSGLGYALENRMIVSSVFADAFREMRVSRLAPTFSTLIATLAEWARATMRNGKTDSAPHIALLTPGPFAETYFEHAFLARYLGVTLVEGKDLTVRNDMLYLKTLTGLERVHVVVRRLDDAFCDPVELRADSTIGVPGLLQVMRAGNVIVSNVPGSGFLESPAMHGFLPGIAQTLLNEPLLLNGVSTWWCGEDAAREHAFANMDDAFLQPTWPTRTPDGPPGIAPGAQRLDAWKSRIERAPDAFTIQQPLPYSCTPRYEDGTLGNRPSVLRAIAVADANGNWHVLPGGFTRLAGERQSSVSMQFGGSSVDTWVLSSHPNSTFTLLPSPLKPADLARKHRTVSSRAAENLFWSGRYGERAENNVRLLRLILGSLESNGADTMFGTLAELALQYGLVQPGDIVAGQSLRAFERTLVANLHENTGAYSIGQNLASQARASGEIRGRLSNDHWRITLAARNDFRDALHELTPAAAVSSNASSRGKARYNRVSLMNALEHLSTQLAAISGAQGDRMTRDEAWRLMFAGRHIERVWAMTSILRVVAMQRQLATPAAFDLLLQLFDSTLTYRSLYPGRLEVPALIDLLVIEPTNPRGLYGVYARLCSKLDDISMAAGNTRHRRFNDMLPDVSTLPSLEQLCTTDDTGMYEELITLCDRLTMSMTAAANEISARYFSHANTLAAQVSQ from the coding sequence TTGGCTTTTCAATCGACCTTTCCGTTCGAAGCTGCAGCAGGCCATACCGACGCGCTGGCGCTGCTGCGCTCGCTGCCGCTGCTCGACGTGCGCGAAGGCCACTGGGACGAACTGCGCGACGAATCGGGCGCGCTGCGCGAGCCGTGGCGGCGCTTTTTCGAATTGCTCGGCGAGGAAGGCATCGCGGGTCTGGAGCCGGGGCGCGCATCGATCGCCCAGCAGGTGCGCGACAACGACATCACGTACAACGTCTACGCGGACAAGGGCGAGCCGCGTCCGTGGTCGCTCGACCTGCTGCCGTTCATCATCGGTGAAGACGAGTGGGCGCATATCGAGCGCGGCGTGAAGCAGCGCGCACAGCTACTCAACGCGATCGTCGCCGATGTGTACGGTCCGCAGATGTTGTTGCAGCAAGGCAAGCTGCCCCCCGCGCTCGTCTATGGGCACCCCGGCTATTTGCGCGCCGTGAAGGGCTTCGCGCCGCCGGGCGGCCAGTTCCTGCAGGTGATCGGCGTCGATCTGGCGCGTGCGCCCAACGGCGAGTGGACGGTCGTGTCGCATCGCACCGAAGTGCCGTCGGGCCTCGGCTATGCACTGGAAAACCGCATGATCGTGTCGAGCGTATTCGCCGACGCGTTCCGCGAAATGCGCGTGAGCCGCCTTGCGCCGACGTTCTCCACGCTGATCGCGACGCTCGCCGAATGGGCGCGCGCGACGATGCGCAACGGCAAGACGGACAGCGCGCCGCATATCGCGCTGCTCACGCCGGGGCCGTTCGCGGAGACGTATTTCGAGCATGCGTTCCTGGCGCGCTATCTGGGCGTGACGCTCGTCGAAGGCAAAGACCTGACGGTGCGCAACGACATGCTGTATCTGAAGACGCTTACGGGTCTGGAGCGCGTGCATGTCGTCGTGCGGCGTCTCGACGATGCGTTCTGCGACCCCGTCGAACTGCGCGCCGATTCGACGATCGGCGTGCCGGGGCTGTTGCAGGTGATGCGCGCGGGTAACGTGATCGTGTCGAACGTGCCGGGTTCGGGCTTCCTCGAATCGCCGGCGATGCACGGTTTTTTGCCGGGCATCGCGCAGACCTTGCTGAACGAGCCTCTGTTGCTCAACGGCGTGTCGACGTGGTGGTGCGGCGAGGACGCCGCGCGCGAGCACGCGTTCGCGAACATGGACGACGCCTTCCTGCAACCGACATGGCCCACGCGCACGCCGGACGGGCCGCCTGGCATCGCGCCTGGCGCGCAGCGGCTCGACGCGTGGAAGAGCCGCATCGAGCGCGCGCCCGATGCGTTCACGATCCAGCAGCCGCTGCCGTACTCGTGTACGCCGCGCTACGAAGACGGTACGCTCGGCAACCGGCCGAGCGTGCTGCGCGCCATCGCTGTCGCCGATGCGAACGGCAACTGGCACGTCCTGCCCGGCGGCTTCACGCGTCTCGCGGGGGAGCGGCAGTCGTCCGTGTCGATGCAGTTCGGCGGCAGCAGCGTCGATACGTGGGTGCTGTCCAGCCATCCGAATTCGACCTTCACGCTGTTGCCTTCGCCGCTCAAGCCCGCGGACCTCGCGCGCAAGCATCGCACGGTGTCGAGCCGCGCGGCGGAGAACCTGTTCTGGAGCGGCCGCTACGGCGAGCGCGCGGAAAACAACGTACGGCTGCTGCGGCTGATTCTCGGCTCGCTGGAAAGCAACGGCGCGGACACCATGTTCGGTACGCTCGCGGAACTCGCGCTGCAATACGGCCTCGTGCAACCGGGCGACATCGTGGCGGGCCAGTCGCTGCGAGCGTTCGAGCGCACGCTGGTCGCGAATCTGCACGAAAACACGGGCGCTTACAGCATCGGCCAGAATCTCGCGAGCCAGGCGCGCGCGAGCGGCGAGATACGCGGCCGGCTTTCGAACGATCATTGGCGCATCACGCTAGCCGCGCGCAACGACTTTCGCGACGCGCTGCACGAACTGACGCCGGCGGCCGCCGTGTCGTCGAATGCGTCGTCGCGCGGCAAGGCGCGCTACAACCGCGTGTCGCTGATGAACGCGCTCGAACATCTTTCCACGCAACTCGCGGCGATCAGCGGCGCACAAGGCGACCGCATGACGCGCGACGAAGCGTGGCGCCTGATGTTCGCGGGCCGGCATATCGAGCGCGTGTGGGCGATGACGTCGATACTGCGCGTCGTCGCGATGCAGCGCCAGCTGGCGACGCCCGCCGCTTTCGATCTGCTGCTGCAACTGTTCGACAGCACGCTCACGTATCGCTCGCTGTATCCGGGGCGCCTCGAAGTGCCCGCGCTGATCGATCTGCTCGTGATCGAGCCGACCAATCCGCGCGGACTGTATGGCGTGTACGCGCGGCTGTGCTCGAAGCTCGACGATATCTCGATGGCGGCAGGCAACACGCGCCACCGGCGTTTCAACGACATGCTGCCCGACGTGAGCACGCTGCCCTCGCTGGAACAGTTGTGTACGACCGATGACACCGGCATGTACGAGGAACTGATCACGCTGTGCGACCGCCTCACGATGAGCATGACGGCAGCCGCCAACGAAATCAGCGCGCGCTATTTCAGCCACGCGAACACGCTGGCCGCGCAGGTGTCGCAATGA
- a CDS encoding DUF2126 domain-containing protein, translating to MSIRVALNHVTHYRYDRLVGLSPQVVRLRPAPHCRTPILSYSMRVEPELHFINWQQDAFANYQARLVFPERTPEFKITVDLVAEMAVYNPFDFFLEPAAEKFPFEYAPELAAELAPYLVKREMTPRFKEFVASIDRSPRVTADFLVELNQRLQHDIRYLIRMEPGVQTPEETLVNGSGSCRDSGWLLVETLRQLGLAARFVSGYLLQLAPDTKSLDGPSGTEYDFTDLHAWCEVFLPGAGWIGLDPTSGLLAGEGHIPVACTPEPGSAAPISGAVDQSEVEFEHAMSITRVLETPRVTKPYTEAAWDRVLTMGAHVDSQLGAMDVRLTMGGEPTFVSVRDRDAAEWNTDALGPTKRGYAVALMDKLRGHYGANGFLHIGQGKWYPGEQLPRWALSLYWRADGEPCWNDPSLFADERSPGRYTSDDAHRFITRLAGKLSVDSQHAQPGYEDTWYYLWRERRLPVNVDPFDSRLDDEMERVRLRRVFEAGLSGVTGYVLPLARATNGPGWTSGAWFFRDARMYLIPGDSPMGLRLPLDSLPWVAEEDYPYQHAHDPFAEPAPLRTSAQLRMQYEGVSYDARGGAESGVTRGTGTTGPGTLPQDRLPERGESAASLIRTALCVEVRSPARAAGPKVEADALGDGRALLHVFMPPLTEVDDYLDLLAAIEATAAELKMPVVIEGYPPPRDPRLHVLQVTPDPGVIEVNIHPAKNWDELVDHTEFLYNAAHETYLSTEKFMLDGRHAGTGGGNHFVLGGATPADSPFLRRPDLLASLVAYWHNHPSLSYLFSGLFIGPTSQAPRIDEARNDQVYELELAFSELQRQIDLLGGQGSAQLPPWMIDRALRNILIDVTGNTHRAEFCIDKLYSPDGPTGRLGLLELRGFEMPPHSRMSLVQQLLLRALVAKFWKTPYTTRLTRWGTGLHDRFLLGTFVQMDFDDVLADLRGAGYAFDSEWFAPHFAFRFPAIGEMLANGMSLTISGALEPWHVMGEEGAAGGTVRYVDSSVERLEVKVLGLNDNRHVVSVNGVALPLQPTGRISEFVAGVRFRAWAQSSSLHPTIGVHAPLTFDVVDTWTGRSIGGCQYHVAHPGGRNYQTFPVNAYEAESRRRSRFFTTGHTPGPLVTQAPPRSLEFPFTLDLRHW from the coding sequence GTGTCCATACGTGTCGCGCTGAACCATGTCACGCATTACCGCTATGACCGTCTCGTCGGATTGTCGCCGCAGGTCGTGCGGTTGCGCCCGGCGCCGCATTGCCGCACGCCGATCCTGTCGTACTCGATGCGCGTCGAGCCGGAACTGCACTTCATCAACTGGCAGCAGGACGCCTTCGCGAACTACCAGGCGCGGCTCGTGTTTCCCGAGCGCACGCCCGAGTTCAAGATCACGGTCGATCTCGTCGCGGAAATGGCCGTCTACAATCCGTTCGATTTCTTCCTTGAGCCGGCCGCCGAAAAGTTTCCGTTCGAATACGCGCCTGAGCTTGCGGCCGAACTGGCGCCGTATCTCGTCAAACGCGAAATGACGCCGCGCTTCAAGGAGTTCGTCGCGAGCATCGACCGTTCGCCGCGCGTCACAGCGGATTTCCTCGTCGAACTGAACCAGCGTCTGCAGCACGACATCCGCTATCTGATCCGGATGGAGCCTGGCGTGCAGACGCCCGAGGAAACGCTCGTCAATGGGTCGGGCTCGTGTCGCGATTCGGGCTGGCTGCTGGTCGAGACGCTGCGCCAGCTGGGGCTGGCGGCGCGCTTCGTGTCGGGCTACCTGCTTCAGCTTGCGCCCGATACCAAGTCGCTCGATGGTCCGAGCGGCACCGAATACGATTTCACCGACCTGCACGCGTGGTGCGAAGTGTTTCTGCCCGGCGCGGGCTGGATCGGCCTCGATCCGACCTCGGGCCTGCTCGCGGGCGAGGGCCATATTCCCGTTGCGTGTACGCCGGAGCCGGGCAGCGCCGCGCCGATTTCGGGCGCCGTCGACCAGTCCGAAGTCGAGTTCGAGCACGCGATGTCGATCACGCGCGTGCTCGAAACGCCGCGCGTGACCAAGCCCTATACGGAAGCCGCGTGGGACCGCGTGCTGACGATGGGCGCGCACGTCGACAGCCAGCTCGGTGCGATGGACGTGCGCTTGACGATGGGCGGCGAGCCGACCTTTGTGTCGGTGCGCGACCGCGACGCCGCCGAATGGAACACCGACGCGCTCGGCCCGACCAAGCGCGGTTATGCCGTCGCGCTGATGGACAAGCTGCGCGGCCACTACGGCGCGAACGGCTTTCTGCATATCGGCCAGGGCAAGTGGTATCCGGGCGAGCAGTTGCCGCGCTGGGCGTTGTCGCTCTACTGGCGCGCGGATGGCGAGCCGTGCTGGAACGACCCGTCGCTGTTCGCTGACGAGCGCAGCCCCGGCCGCTATACATCCGACGATGCGCATCGCTTCATCACGCGGCTCGCCGGCAAGCTGTCCGTCGACAGCCAGCACGCGCAGCCCGGTTACGAGGACACGTGGTACTACCTGTGGCGCGAGCGCCGCCTGCCCGTCAACGTCGATCCGTTCGATTCGCGTCTCGACGACGAAATGGAGCGTGTGCGGCTGCGCCGCGTGTTCGAGGCGGGGCTGTCGGGTGTGACGGGTTACGTGCTGCCGCTGGCCCGCGCGACGAACGGTCCGGGCTGGACGAGCGGCGCATGGTTCTTCCGCGACGCGCGCATGTACCTGATTCCTGGCGATTCGCCGATGGGCTTGCGCCTGCCGCTCGATTCGCTGCCGTGGGTTGCGGAGGAAGATTATCCGTACCAGCATGCGCACGATCCGTTTGCGGAACCCGCGCCGCTGCGCACGTCGGCGCAATTGCGGATGCAGTATGAAGGCGTGTCGTATGACGCTCGCGGCGGTGCCGAATCAGGCGTTACAAGAGGCACGGGCACAACCGGCCCCGGCACGCTGCCTCAAGACCGCCTCCCGGAACGCGGCGAATCGGCAGCGTCGCTGATCCGCACGGCACTGTGCGTCGAGGTGCGCAGTCCGGCGCGCGCAGCGGGCCCGAAAGTGGAGGCCGACGCGTTGGGCGATGGGCGTGCGCTGCTGCACGTATTCATGCCGCCGCTCACTGAAGTCGACGACTATCTCGACCTGCTTGCCGCGATCGAAGCCACGGCCGCCGAGTTGAAGATGCCCGTCGTGATCGAAGGCTATCCGCCGCCGCGCGATCCGCGTCTGCATGTGCTGCAGGTGACGCCCGATCCCGGCGTGATCGAAGTCAACATCCATCCGGCGAAGAACTGGGACGAACTCGTCGATCACACCGAGTTCCTCTACAACGCCGCGCACGAGACGTATCTGAGCACCGAGAAGTTCATGCTCGATGGCCGCCATGCGGGTACGGGCGGCGGCAATCACTTCGTGCTCGGCGGCGCGACGCCCGCCGACAGTCCGTTCCTGCGCCGCCCTGATCTGCTCGCTAGCCTCGTCGCGTACTGGCACAACCATCCGTCGCTGTCGTACCTGTTTTCCGGGCTGTTCATCGGGCCGACCAGCCAGGCGCCGCGTATCGACGAAGCACGCAACGATCAGGTCTACGAGCTCGAACTGGCGTTCAGCGAACTGCAACGGCAGATCGATCTGCTCGGCGGCCAGGGTAGCGCCCAACTGCCGCCGTGGATGATCGACCGCGCGCTGCGCAACATCCTGATCGACGTGACGGGCAACACGCACCGCGCCGAGTTCTGCATCGACAAGCTCTATTCGCCCGATGGCCCGACGGGCCGCCTCGGCCTGCTCGAACTGCGCGGCTTTGAAATGCCGCCGCACTCGCGCATGAGTCTCGTGCAGCAACTGCTGCTGCGCGCGCTGGTCGCGAAGTTCTGGAAGACGCCGTACACCACGCGCCTCACGCGCTGGGGCACCGGTTTGCACGACCGCTTCCTGCTCGGCACGTTCGTGCAGATGGATTTCGACGACGTGCTCGCCGATCTGCGCGGCGCGGGCTACGCGTTCGACAGCGAATGGTTCGCGCCGCACTTCGCGTTCCGTTTCCCGGCCATCGGCGAAATGCTCGCGAACGGCATGTCGCTGACGATCAGCGGCGCGCTGGAGCCGTGGCACGTGATGGGCGAAGAGGGCGCGGCGGGCGGCACGGTGCGGTATGTCGATTCGTCGGTGGAGCGGCTCGAAGTGAAGGTGTTGGGGCTGAACGACAATCGCCACGTGGTGAGCGTCAATGGCGTAGCCCTGCCGCTGCAACCGACGGGCCGCATCAGCGAATTCGTCGCGGGCGTGCGCTTCCGCGCATGGGCGCAGTCGTCATCGCTGCATCCTACGATAGGCGTACACGCACCGCTGACGTTCGATGTCGTAGATACCTGGACGGGACGCTCGATCGGCGGATGCCAGTATCATGTCGCTCATCCGGGCGGACGCAACTATCAGACGTTCCCGGTGAACGCGTACGAAGCGGAAAGCCGGCGACGCTCGCGCTTCTTCACGACGGGCCACACGCCGGGGCCGCTGGTGACGCAAGCGCCGCCGCGCAGCCTGGAGTTTCCGTTCACTCTGGATTTGCGGCACTGGTAA